GAGAACACCGAAGGGGATGCTACTAGCGTAGAGAACACCGAAGGGGATGCTACTAGCGTAGAGAACACCGAAGGGGATGCTACTAGCGTAGAGAACACCGAAGGGGATGCTACTAGCGTAGAGAACACCGAAGGGGATGCTACTAGCGTAGAGAACACCGAAGGGGATGCTACTAGCGTAGAGAAAGGGATGCTACTAGCGTAGAGAACACCGAAGGGGATGCTACTAGCGTAGAGAACACCGAAGGGGATGCTACTAGCGTAGAGAACACCGAAGGGGATGCTACTAGCGTAGAGAACACCGAAGGGGATGCTACTAGCGTAGAGAACACCGAAGGGGATGCTACTAGCGTAGAGAACACCGAAGGGGATGCTACTAGCGTAGAGAACACCGAAGGGGATGCTACTAGCGTAGAGAACACCGAAGGGGATGCTACTAGCGTAGAGAACACCGAAGGGGATGCTACTAGCGTAGAGAACACCGAAGGGGATGCTACTAGCGTAGAGAACACCGAAGGGGATGCTACTAGCGTAGAGAACACCGAAGGGGATGCTACTAGCGTAGAGAACACCGAAGGGGATGCTACTAGCGTAGAGAACACCGAAGGGGATGCTACTAGCGTAGAGAACACCGAAGGGGATGCTACTAGCGTAGAGAACACCGAAGGGGATGCTACTAGTTCAGCAGATCAGAAAACTTCCTCTGTGGTATAAGTCCCTTTGACACGTAACAGAGCGTTAAAGGTAGACTATATGATATCATACACAGCGGGGCAATTTCCTGTTCATAGAAAACAAAATACAGATCTGCCAAGACTGCAACTAACAGCTCATCCCAGTGGACATGCCTCAAGGAAGTGTGCAAAAGAGCCAACAATTCTGTTGGGGTAACTTCCCGCTTGCAGACGTCAATGCCAACGTATGTTTGATGGCGTTGTATTGCTGAGTTGACCTTTAAGGATGGCGGCAAGGCATTGAATTGGCACTGGGCTAATGAGTCTCGGAGGACGTCAAGAGCGGGCCTATTGGCTTTTATTCTTACTGAACTGCAGTGAGTGGAGAGATGGAAGGGCAAAAGGGAAGAGAGACTGGTTGGTCCTGTACCTGGGCGTGGagggctgcagcagcagcagctgctgCTGGATAGGCAAAGGCGCCGTGAGGGAGCCCGGGGGTCAGCTCCGTGGTGTAAAGGGGGTACGGGGTCCACGTGTCCGGGGACGCTGGAATCAATGCTGCCCCCGTCAGGTCATCTGGAAACGTGCAGGAGGTAAAAGGGCCGGGGAAACAGTTTTAGGTATAACAATTATCTGTGCAAATGCCCCCATTGACATTATCAGTAGTACTTAGAAGCTGTTAACTGAATGAGCAGATAGACACCAACTACAACATTGCACTCAAAACCCTATGGAATCCTCTATACAGTACATGTGAACTGTAAAGTTAAAGTAGGAACGTCATTGTCTTGCTTTCATCTTTGCGTGAATATTCCTGATAAAAAGTATGAAGTATTTACGTTGGGCTGACTTACAGTCAGCGAAGTTAAGCAATTACAGTCATAACATTGTAGACCTTTAAGTGGAAACAATATAACTAAACCCGGTAGAAGTCATCCCAGTACCATTTAaacatcactaaggtcattaACGCCAGGGCCATCCAGTGCCACCCCTCCCACCCAGGGGCAACAAGCAGGTGCATGGGCAAGAGACGGGGCACCTGCAGTCTAGGCCGAGTCAGACTAGCACCGATACTGTAGAAATTTTGgattgaagaattttttaaaactCTACAGTCCGATGACTCATGCATGTGGCGGATGAGTTAGTCTTCAGTTAGATAATTCCACCCAATTGTGGGGTTTACTGCAACGCGCCAAGCAAGAGAGAAGGGGGGAATAACAGACAGTGGTGAGAGTGTGGGTAGAGGCTAGAGTGGTGTTGTGAAGCCGTAACAACTTACATGGGTCCCGTGCAATGAAGTGAGCTCCTAGAGCAGGGTGGATATTAGTGGGGTTCGGTGTGCCCATCAGCTTACTCTTTGCCATCTTCGTGTTGGCTTTAGCAAACTCTAACCGCAGGGTCTGGGGGCACTCGGGGTCAAAACGGATGCCCTGAGAGGAGAGACGGGACGGGGACACAGTATTGTAAAGGAGGTGGCCTAGGTGAGTCTAGGCCTAGGGCAAGTGTGTCAACAGCCTTACATGGCCCCCTCTCCATTGGCCCTGCTCCAATACTTGTCCAATGCATATTTTTCCCCCTACCTTCATCAAGGTAACCACTGATCTTATACGTGGCTGGATAAGAAAAGTTAAGTTTCTTTTTTGTTTTGACCAATCCAACCACATCAGATCAGTGACGACATCAAAGAGGAAAAGGTGGAAGGATGAATACTTTTTTAAAGTATTCTCACAGGGCACTAGTAGTCTCCTCTCCATGACTGCTTAAGGACGCATGGTTTGGATAGGTACTCAGCACATTACTTCCACCATATTGAGCCCTTTCATGGAGAGAAGGAAACGAGGAGAGGAAGCTGTGAAAGACTTGGCCTCGGATGTGGTTGACCCTGGTTGTGTTTCTGTGCCTTAAGCATTGTGCCCACATGCAGGTGAGTACGTTGGTGTGTGAGTGCGAGACTGCTTACGTGGCTACAGGCTGTGATGTTCCTCTAAGGAAGGCTATGAGAGCTGTGTTAGATATGGCCAATGTGGCTACGTAGTGACAGAATAAGAAGTTATATTACAGAAGGTGTTCAAAACACTACCAATGTAGCTCTATAATGATATATTTATATGGCTAAGCAGTGATATGCATATTAGGAGAGCTATAACGTATTACGAAAGATGTGTCCAATTATACCAAAGTTAACTACCGTAAGTCTACAGGATTCTGGTCTCTGTTTCCAAAAATGGCCCTGCCCTTGAATTGTAAGAGACAAAATGCTTTGTTTGAGTGATCAGAGGAACTCCGTTAGCCCAGCAGTGAACCCCCAACCATACCTCATAGGTTAGAAACAGGACAGGAGAGATTGAGTCAAAAATGTAGCCTAACTCTTAACTTAAAGCCTGCATTATGACAGTTCTGTTCTGTATGACTCGATTACATCATGATTGTGTATGCCACCTTTAGGTCTAATCTAATGATAGAAGACTTCTAAAAAGGCTTATACCAAGTTATAAAGCACAATGCAGGCTTTACGTAAAGCAATGTAGCTATATACCACAAAGAAACAAAGCAACACATTTTTGAGCAAAATCCTTGTGTCCAGGGAGGATGAAGACATTGCAACTATTCACGGCTACTGTCAACTGTCCGCCTGGTCCGATGCTTACGTTTAATGCGTTTTTGGCAGCTTCGGCTCCAGTCCGATTGTCAAAGGTGACAAACCCAACTggctggaagagaggagagaacactgaGACAAAGGGCCCCTAATGTCCACCTCAACAGGTTAGCACTGGAACAACACTGCCCAAGTACACTTCAGGTAAATGGTCAGAATACAATGGGACTGAATCATAAATGCATTAGACAAGGCGAGCATAGATGGATCACTAAGTTTGAAAACAATTCACAACAGAAGCTAAACCACATATAGGTTTAATATTATAAGATGAAAGCATGGCAACTGCATGGGAAGGTTGTTTCCTATTGAAAAATGATTAACTAGACCAATGTTAACAATCCTACGTTAATTAGCAATGTACCACTTTTTGATTACCCAAATGGTGGTAAGAAAACTGAACAATGCCACTCTCCATCCAAGGTGTACTCCTCATATAGCCCTCATTTGGGGGCCATGAGTCCGCTATAGTAATAACTGA
This region of Salmo trutta chromosome 29, fSalTru1.1, whole genome shotgun sequence genomic DNA includes:
- the LOC115166825 gene encoding RNA-binding protein with multiple splicing 2, yielding MSITSLKSDSETNNVSIEEEVRTLFVSGLPVDIKPRELYLLFRPFKGYEGSLIKLTSKQPVGFVTFDNRTGAEAAKNALNGIRFDPECPQTLRLEFAKANTKMAKSKLMGTPNPTNIHPALGAHFIARDPYDLTGAALIPASPDTWTPYPLYTTELTPGLPHGAFAYPAAAAAAAALHAQMRWYPTPSETNQPGWKSRQFC